One window from the genome of Oceanisphaera sp. IT1-181 encodes:
- a CDS encoding DUF1415 domain-containing protein: MSEQDQYIEHTEHWVKQVIMKFNLCPFARREVERASIRYAVVEEHKPKAVLLALLAECALLDEQPAVETTLVILPRGFEGFYAYLDLVDLAEDMLLEQGYEGKYQLASFHPDYCFEGEPQDDAANYTNRSPYPTLHLIREASMEQVLADYPNPHTIPERNVEFARRKGSDFFVKLLASCAKY; encoded by the coding sequence ATGTCAGAACAAGATCAGTACATAGAACACACCGAGCACTGGGTAAAACAGGTCATTATGAAGTTTAACCTTTGTCCTTTTGCCCGCCGAGAGGTGGAACGCGCCAGCATTCGCTATGCAGTGGTTGAAGAGCATAAACCGAAAGCGGTATTGCTGGCGCTATTAGCCGAGTGTGCTTTGCTCGACGAGCAGCCGGCAGTAGAAACCACCTTAGTTATTTTACCGCGGGGTTTTGAGGGCTTTTATGCGTACTTAGACTTAGTCGATTTGGCAGAAGATATGCTGCTTGAGCAAGGCTACGAGGGTAAATATCAGCTGGCCAGTTTTCACCCAGACTATTGCTTCGAAGGTGAACCTCAAGACGATGCGGCCAATTATACTAATCGCTCGCCTTACCCCACGCTGCACCTGATCCGTGAAGCCAGCATGGAGCAAGTGCTGGCCGACTATCCAAATCCGCATACCATTCCTGAGCGTAATGTGGAGTTTGCGCGGCGCAAAGGCAGCGATTTTTTCGTCAAATTACTGGCCAGCTGCGCTAAATATTAG
- a CDS encoding cytochrome c, with product MLKKVALLMVGGVFATSVLAQAELFKPDDLVKYRQSIYQVMSAQATVLGATAKGEIEFDPEIVRERALNMGNVAKLLGETYVPATQGVKDSNMLPAAWEDMDGFGDKGKAFGGALQELIAVSGEEGFDKKAAGPAIVKVLKSCKACHDDYRAD from the coding sequence ATGCTGAAAAAAGTCGCGTTGTTAATGGTAGGTGGTGTATTCGCTACTTCTGTACTCGCCCAAGCCGAGTTATTTAAGCCAGATGATCTGGTTAAATATCGCCAGTCTATTTACCAAGTGATGAGTGCTCAAGCCACTGTGCTGGGTGCCACGGCCAAGGGTGAAATTGAGTTTGATCCGGAAATAGTACGCGAACGCGCATTAAACATGGGCAATGTAGCCAAGTTACTGGGCGAAACCTATGTGCCTGCCACTCAAGGTGTTAAAGACAGCAACATGCTGCCTGCTGCTTGGGAAGATATGGACGGCTTTGGCGATAAAGGCAAAGCCTTTGGTGGCGCACTGCAAGAGCTGATTGCCGTATCTGGTGAAGAGGGTTTCGATAAGAAAGCCGCCGGTCCTGCCATCGTTAAAGTACTGAAAAGCTGTAAAGCCTGCCACGACGATTACCGTGCGGACTAA
- a CDS encoding ABC transporter ATP-binding protein/permease, which translates to MRRGSFNPEADDTQFNWQTLRTLLPYLLEYRLRIVLALACLVAAKVASVGLPFILKHIVDAMDKGVASEGVAKILVLPLGLLLAYGVMRLANVLLGEIRDALFGRVTERAMRRIGLAVFKHLHRLELDFHLNRNTGGLSRDVERGVSGVSFLLRFMVFNIVPTLFEIALVIGVLLINYSIWFALVTLVAVVLYIGWSVVATDWRTGYVRAANLADSQSNTRAVDSLLNFETVKYFTNERYEAERYDTDLAQWEVARRNNRLSLFALNGGQALIIAVAMTIMMILAGKNVVAGTMTLGDFVLINAFMMQLFMPLNFLGFVYREMKSSMANVERMFALLRRDPTINDAPHATELAISQGAIEFKDVSFGYGPERTILQQVSFSVRAQQKVAVVGASGSGKSTLVKLLFRFYDVNTGSILIDGQDIRHVTQGSLRQAIGIVPQDTVLFNASIFDNIRYGRISATDEEVMEAIRLAHLADFIARLPQGANTLVGERGLKLSGGEKQRVAIARTILKRPAILVFDEATSSLDSRSEQSILQAIAEVSRGQTSLVIAHRLSTVVDADHILVMDHGRIVEQGNHEVLLAKQGRYAQLWHIQRQQQAPE; encoded by the coding sequence ATGCGACGCGGCTCTTTTAATCCCGAGGCGGATGACACTCAGTTTAATTGGCAAACTTTGCGCACCTTGTTGCCCTATTTATTAGAGTATCGGTTGCGCATTGTGCTGGCGCTGGCCTGTTTAGTGGCGGCCAAGGTCGCCAGCGTCGGTCTGCCGTTTATTCTTAAGCATATTGTCGATGCTATGGATAAAGGCGTGGCCAGCGAAGGCGTGGCTAAAATATTGGTCTTACCCTTAGGATTATTGCTGGCCTATGGCGTAATGCGCTTGGCCAACGTGTTACTGGGAGAGATCCGCGATGCGCTGTTTGGCCGTGTTACCGAGCGTGCCATGCGCCGCATTGGGCTGGCGGTGTTTAAACATTTACACCGTTTAGAACTGGATTTTCACCTTAATCGTAATACCGGCGGTTTATCCCGTGACGTAGAGCGGGGCGTGTCGGGCGTCAGTTTTTTGCTGCGTTTTATGGTGTTTAATATAGTGCCAACGTTGTTTGAAATCGCACTGGTGATTGGCGTCTTGCTGATTAATTATTCCATCTGGTTTGCGCTGGTGACCTTGGTGGCCGTGGTCTTGTATATCGGCTGGTCGGTGGTGGCCACCGATTGGCGCACCGGTTATGTGCGGGCGGCCAATCTTGCCGACTCGCAAAGCAATACCCGCGCCGTAGACAGCCTGCTTAACTTTGAAACCGTAAAATATTTTACTAACGAGCGTTATGAAGCCGAGCGCTACGATACGGATCTTGCCCAGTGGGAAGTGGCGCGGCGTAATAACCGCTTAAGCTTGTTTGCGCTTAATGGCGGTCAGGCGCTGATTATTGCCGTGGCCATGACCATCATGATGATCTTGGCTGGAAAAAATGTGGTGGCCGGCACCATGACGCTGGGTGATTTTGTATTAATTAATGCCTTTATGATGCAGCTATTTATGCCGCTTAATTTCTTAGGCTTTGTGTATCGAGAAATGAAAAGCTCCATGGCTAACGTGGAGCGCATGTTCGCCTTGTTACGCCGAGATCCCACTATTAATGATGCGCCGCACGCCACCGAGTTGGCCATTAGCCAAGGTGCCATTGAGTTTAAAGACGTGAGCTTTGGCTATGGCCCAGAGCGGACTATTTTGCAGCAAGTGAGCTTTAGCGTGCGCGCTCAGCAAAAGGTGGCGGTAGTGGGGGCCAGTGGCTCGGGCAAGTCGACGCTGGTGAAATTACTGTTTCGTTTTTATGACGTAAACACCGGTAGCATCTTAATTGATGGTCAAGATATTCGCCACGTCACCCAAGGCTCATTACGCCAAGCCATTGGCATAGTGCCGCAAGATACGGTGCTATTTAACGCCTCCATTTTTGACAATATTCGCTATGGCCGCATTAGCGCTACCGACGAAGAAGTAATGGAAGCCATTCGCTTGGCTCATTTAGCGGACTTTATTGCGCGTTTGCCACAAGGCGCCAACACGCTGGTGGGTGAGCGCGGCCTTAAACTCAGTGGCGGTGAAAAACAGCGGGTAGCGATCGCGCGCACCATTCTTAAGCGGCCCGCTATCTTGGTGTTTGATGAGGCTACCTCGTCTCTGGATAGTCGCTCAGAGCAAAGCATATTGCAGGCCATCGCCGAGGTATCGCGTGGGCAAACCAGCCTAGTGATTGCCCACCGTTTGTCAACGGTGGTTGATGCAGACCATATTTTGGTGATGGATCACGGTCGCATCGTCGAGCAAGGAAATCATGAAGTCTTGTTAGCCAAACAAGGGCGGTATGCCCAGTTATGGCATATTCAACGGCAACAGCAGGCACCAGAATGA
- a CDS encoding LysR substrate-binding domain-containing protein yields the protein MDKLPALEDIKVFVTAARLMSFARAADQLQVSPAYISKRIKLLEKNVNVALFFRSARAISLTPEGEIVLRTGEQLLQGIETMTGELRASREEIRGVLRISCSTGFGSEYLNPFILSLRAHYPLLDIDLTLADRAVDIISENMDLDICIGGAIPEQYIARHLGENIRIFCAAPAYLELHGWPEHPRELEQQHTCITIRERNQAPASWKVSRAGEVLTVSPNSRLSVNNGDVAKQWCVNGEGILLRSLWSVQHELEQGQLVQVLPEWQQMADVYAVYSRSIKNSANLRVFIENLEPYLAQRLPRQAQTESIKVNKK from the coding sequence ATGGACAAATTGCCCGCGCTGGAAGACATCAAAGTATTTGTAACTGCCGCTCGACTGATGAGTTTTGCTCGGGCCGCAGATCAGCTGCAGGTATCTCCCGCCTATATCTCTAAGCGCATAAAACTGCTGGAAAAAAACGTCAACGTGGCACTGTTTTTTCGTTCGGCGCGGGCTATTAGCTTGACGCCAGAAGGGGAAATTGTGCTGCGCACCGGTGAACAGTTATTGCAGGGCATAGAGACCATGACCGGTGAGCTGAGAGCCTCGCGGGAAGAGATCCGCGGTGTGCTGCGCATCAGTTGCAGCACCGGCTTTGGTAGTGAATATCTCAATCCTTTTATTTTGTCGCTGCGCGCCCACTATCCGCTGTTGGATATCGATCTGACGCTGGCGGACCGCGCGGTAGATATCATCAGCGAAAACATGGACCTGGATATCTGCATCGGGGGGGCCATTCCCGAACAATATATTGCGCGCCACCTTGGCGAAAATATCCGGATTTTTTGTGCCGCCCCCGCTTACCTAGAACTGCACGGCTGGCCCGAGCATCCGCGCGAGCTGGAGCAGCAGCACACCTGCATTACCATTCGCGAGCGTAATCAGGCTCCCGCCTCTTGGAAAGTGTCCCGAGCGGGTGAGGTGCTCACAGTTTCGCCGAACAGTCGTTTGAGCGTGAATAATGGCGATGTGGCCAAACAATGGTGCGTGAACGGGGAGGGCATACTGCTGCGCTCGCTGTGGAGCGTGCAGCATGAATTGGAGCAAGGGCAACTGGTACAGGTGCTGCCCGAGTGGCAGCAGATGGCCGATGTCTATGCAGTGTATTCACGCAGCATCAAAAATAGCGCTAACTTACGCGTTTTCATCGAAAACTTAGAGCCATATCTGGCACAACGATTGCCCCGCCAAGCGCAGACTGAATCGATAAAGGTGAATAAAAAATGA
- a CDS encoding NAD-dependent succinate-semialdehyde dehydrogenase — translation MKMLNNPSLFRQSCYINGQWVDGEQSLTITNPVDQSVLGTVPSLSVAQVNDTIEQAHEAMAGWSALTAKERSKILYRWFTLIEANVDDLGTIMTLEQGKPLQEAKGEIRYAASFIEWFAEEGKRVYGETIPQTVSTNRLSTITQPIGVCSAITPWNFPAAMITRKAAPALAAGCSIIIKPASETPFTALALAELAAQAGIPAGIFNVITGDARTLGVPLTQHPLISKFSFTGSTQVGRTLYEQCASTIKKTSLELGGNAPFIVFDDADIDKAVASAMLSKFRNGGQTCVCANRFYIHDAVYDEFLEKFTAQVAKLRVGNGLDQNTDIGPMITRRAIDSMQLLLDDALAKGARQLVLGNEVEEQGNYINPKILVDVNDSMDIVHEEIFGPIAALIRFQDEEEVLTQANNTIFGLAAYFFSQDISRVYRVAEKLESGMVGINTGMISNEVAPFGGVKQSGLGKEGSHYGIEDYLTVKYLCVDIA, via the coding sequence ATGAAAATGCTCAACAATCCGTCGCTATTTCGCCAGTCATGCTATATCAACGGCCAGTGGGTGGATGGCGAACAGAGCCTCACCATCACCAATCCAGTCGATCAATCGGTGCTGGGTACTGTACCCAGCCTGTCGGTAGCGCAGGTGAACGACACCATAGAGCAAGCCCATGAGGCTATGGCCGGCTGGAGTGCCCTCACCGCCAAAGAAAGATCCAAGATTCTTTATCGCTGGTTTACATTAATTGAAGCGAACGTCGACGATTTAGGCACCATCATGACGCTAGAACAGGGTAAACCGCTGCAAGAAGCTAAAGGAGAAATCCGCTATGCCGCTTCTTTCATCGAGTGGTTCGCTGAGGAAGGCAAGCGCGTTTACGGTGAAACCATCCCCCAAACCGTAAGCACTAATCGCCTGTCTACCATCACCCAGCCAATCGGCGTGTGTAGCGCCATTACGCCTTGGAATTTTCCGGCAGCCATGATCACTCGTAAGGCCGCCCCTGCACTGGCCGCGGGTTGCAGCATTATTATTAAGCCGGCCTCAGAAACGCCCTTTACGGCACTGGCACTGGCGGAGCTGGCAGCACAAGCGGGCATTCCTGCAGGTATCTTTAACGTGATCACCGGCGACGCTCGCACCTTGGGTGTGCCCTTGACCCAGCATCCGCTTATCAGCAAGTTTTCTTTTACCGGCTCCACTCAGGTGGGTCGTACTTTATATGAGCAATGTGCGTCTACCATCAAGAAAACCTCACTCGAGCTCGGCGGCAACGCGCCCTTCATCGTGTTTGATGATGCGGATATCGACAAAGCGGTGGCCAGCGCCATGCTGTCTAAATTTCGTAACGGTGGCCAGACTTGTGTGTGCGCTAACCGCTTCTATATCCATGACGCTGTTTATGACGAATTTCTCGAAAAATTTACCGCTCAAGTAGCCAAGCTACGTGTCGGTAATGGCCTAGACCAGAATACCGATATCGGCCCCATGATCACCCGTCGAGCCATAGATAGCATGCAATTGCTACTCGACGACGCGCTGGCTAAAGGTGCACGTCAGCTGGTGCTGGGCAATGAAGTCGAAGAACAAGGGAATTACATCAATCCTAAGATTTTAGTGGATGTGAACGATTCCATGGACATAGTGCACGAAGAGATTTTCGGCCCTATTGCCGCACTGATCCGCTTTCAAGACGAGGAAGAGGTGCTCACTCAGGCTAACAACACCATCTTTGGCTTAGCGGCTTACTTCTTCTCGCAGGATATAAGCCGAGTTTATCGTGTGGCAGAAAAGCTGGAAAGCGGCATGGTTGGCATCAATACCGGCATGATCTCCAACGAAGTGGCGCCATTTGGTGGGGTTAAGCAATCGGGTTTGGGTAAGGAAGGTTCCCATTATGGAATCGAAGACTACCTGACCGTAAAATACCTGTGCGTTGATATCGCCTGA
- a CDS encoding cation diffusion facilitator family transporter: MPDRSPHSHHHAIPAQNHSKRLWWALGLTSTFLIIEVIGGLLTQSLALLSDAAHMFTDTAALAIALAAIQVAKRPADQKRTFGYHRFEILAAAFNALLLFAVAFYIVYEAWLRIQQPTEVQSAGMLAIAVVGLGINLLAMYLLVGGQKESLNIKGAYLEVLSDALGSVGVIIGALVIMVTGWQWVDSVIAVAIGFWVLPRTWILLRDSLHILLEGVPANVDLDQINADLSQLDGVQEVHDLHVWALTSGKASLTAHLVIPELDLQQVLQAARELLAHEHQLHHVTLQCEREPCDMADKDTHQFLQSGPRQNFHQH; this comes from the coding sequence ATGCCTGACCGAAGCCCGCACTCGCATCATCACGCCATTCCCGCACAAAATCACAGTAAGCGACTGTGGTGGGCACTGGGCTTAACCAGCACCTTTTTAATTATTGAAGTGATTGGTGGCCTGCTTACCCAAAGTTTGGCTTTGTTATCTGATGCGGCGCATATGTTTACCGATACCGCAGCGCTGGCCATTGCCCTTGCAGCTATTCAAGTTGCCAAGCGCCCTGCCGATCAAAAACGTACCTTTGGTTATCATAGGTTCGAGATTTTAGCGGCGGCCTTTAATGCCTTACTGCTGTTTGCAGTGGCATTTTATATTGTGTATGAAGCTTGGTTGCGTATTCAACAACCGACAGAGGTGCAATCGGCAGGCATGCTGGCCATTGCCGTCGTGGGGTTAGGCATTAATTTGCTGGCTATGTATTTATTGGTAGGCGGTCAAAAAGAAAGCTTAAATATAAAAGGCGCTTATCTAGAAGTGCTGAGTGATGCGCTGGGATCCGTGGGCGTCATCATAGGTGCTTTGGTGATTATGGTGACGGGTTGGCAGTGGGTGGATTCGGTGATTGCGGTGGCCATTGGTTTTTGGGTGCTGCCACGTACTTGGATTTTACTGCGCGATAGCCTGCATATTTTACTGGAAGGCGTGCCCGCTAATGTAGATTTAGACCAGATTAATGCCGATTTAAGCCAGCTTGACGGCGTGCAAGAAGTACATGACTTGCATGTGTGGGCGCTGACCAGTGGCAAAGCGAGCTTAACGGCACACTTGGTCATACCAGAGTTAGATCTTCAGCAAGTATTGCAGGCAGCGCGAGAGCTCTTGGCCCATGAACATCAATTGCATCATGTCACATTGCAATGTGAGCGCGAGCCTTGTGACATGGCCGATAAAGATACTCATCAGTTCTTACAAAGCGGCCCGCGCCAAAACTTCCATCAACATTAA
- a CDS encoding helix-turn-helix domain-containing protein, whose protein sequence is MTGIHAFGSRLLSQLGQKKMSQLKLAHALGVSRTAVNKWTKGGMIDDGNLDRLASFLDVDKIWLKYGEYASQPAESSQSAARNINEVHLQESAEIVTWEWDLLTEKVHYSDNVEAVYGIRISSNDEFWSLMGDAAKEKLVSGYSKIIREGGAHEMDFKIDRDGEFRWITSRATGVKGPNGKVTKLVGISWDNTERKSTELRLRKMQQYFDVLLAHIKHVVVFTDRAGEILASNHETQTVKMDYLELQRLFYQLVINNSEWLDQVCETGSGQITFQGRNITGYHHLDHEQQPFLMFELA, encoded by the coding sequence ATGACGGGCATACATGCATTTGGCAGCCGCTTGCTGTCTCAGCTGGGCCAAAAGAAAATGAGCCAGCTTAAGTTGGCCCATGCGCTGGGCGTGTCGCGCACGGCGGTCAATAAATGGACCAAAGGCGGCATGATAGATGACGGCAACTTAGACCGACTGGCTTCCTTTTTAGACGTAGACAAAATTTGGCTGAAATACGGCGAGTACGCCAGTCAACCCGCAGAGAGTAGCCAGAGTGCGGCGCGCAATATCAATGAAGTTCACCTGCAAGAATCGGCGGAAATTGTCACTTGGGAGTGGGACTTGCTCACGGAAAAGGTGCATTACTCTGACAATGTAGAAGCCGTATACGGTATTCGTATCAGTAGTAACGATGAGTTTTGGTCCTTGATGGGCGATGCCGCCAAAGAAAAATTGGTCAGCGGTTATTCGAAAATCATCCGCGAAGGTGGGGCCCATGAAATGGACTTTAAAATCGACCGAGACGGCGAGTTCCGTTGGATTACCTCCCGCGCCACTGGGGTAAAAGGCCCCAACGGTAAGGTAACCAAGCTGGTCGGTATTAGTTGGGATAACACCGAGCGCAAAAGCACAGAATTACGTCTGCGCAAGATGCAGCAATATTTTGATGTGTTATTGGCGCACATTAAGCATGTGGTGGTGTTCACCGATAGAGCAGGGGAAATACTGGCCAGTAATCATGAAACCCAGACCGTAAAGATGGATTATCTGGAATTACAGCGCTTGTTCTATCAATTGGTGATCAATAATTCCGAGTGGCTAGACCAGGTATGCGAAACCGGCAGTGGCCAGATTACCTTTCAGGGCAGAAACATCACCGGCTACCATCATCTGGATCATGAGCAGCAACCGTTTCTGATGTTTGAATTGGCGTAA
- a CDS encoding DUF3047 domain-containing protein: protein MLTRTLCAATLYTATLYTAILGCLFWALSAPVFALTFSPAAMLGWEPKSFAGDTEYRLVLDPQLQQQVVRASSRAAASGLFYEQRIDLDATPWLSWRWRVEQFPTVANERDKAGDDFSVRVYVVVRDGWTRLSSKAISYVWAQQAEVGQAWENPFAGDKAMMWALRNRQDGDGWVSEKRNIKADLRRLFGKDFRYLEGVAIMSDADNSKSSAIGYYTSLVFTRD, encoded by the coding sequence ATGCTTACTCGTACCTTATGTGCAGCCACTTTATATACAGCCACCTTATATACAGCTATTTTGGGCTGCTTGTTCTGGGCGTTATCTGCTCCGGTCTTCGCCTTGACATTTTCTCCGGCGGCCATGCTGGGCTGGGAGCCCAAAAGCTTTGCCGGCGATACCGAATATCGGCTGGTGCTTGATCCCCAGCTACAGCAGCAGGTGGTGCGAGCCAGTAGCCGAGCGGCGGCGTCGGGTCTTTTCTATGAGCAACGGATCGATCTGGATGCGACTCCTTGGCTCAGCTGGCGCTGGCGAGTAGAGCAATTTCCGACTGTAGCCAATGAGCGCGATAAGGCGGGGGATGATTTCTCGGTGCGAGTCTATGTGGTAGTTCGCGACGGCTGGACCCGACTGAGCAGCAAGGCTATCAGCTACGTTTGGGCGCAGCAGGCGGAGGTGGGGCAGGCTTGGGAGAATCCCTTCGCCGGCGATAAGGCGATGATGTGGGCGCTGCGTAATCGGCAGGATGGTGATGGCTGGGTAAGTGAAAAACGCAATATTAAGGCGGATTTGCGGCGGCTGTTCGGCAAAGACTTTCGTTATCTTGAAGGCGTCGCCATTATGAGTGACGCCGATAACAGCAAGAGCAGTGCTATCGGTTATTATACGAGTCTGGTTTTTACCCGCGACTAA
- the zntB gene encoding zinc transporter ZntB — MERVPENTIYSLQLDGHGGMQHLVAGAELLTEPPAWVHLDYGQPQAQQWLNQSSLLSESAREALLGQSNRPKLIRQGESLLLILRGINHNEHNRPEEMVALRIFISPQLIISSRCRPLLSERDVFEQFASQDGPVSPSDWLVEICDALTDRAGEFVETLHDRILSLEESVLENTMPASGQLGRIRKQLIMIRRYLSPQRDLVARLASEKISWLNDDDRRRLLDIADRLRRWLDDLDAGVARTAVLADEVNNIMAAATNRRAYQMSIMALLFLPASFLTGLFGINLAGMPGADNPLAFWTFCGVLAGLALLLAIWLKLRSWW, encoded by the coding sequence ATGGAACGGGTGCCAGAGAATACCATCTATAGCCTACAGTTGGACGGCCATGGCGGCATGCAGCATTTGGTTGCCGGCGCAGAGTTACTCACAGAGCCCCCCGCTTGGGTGCACCTAGACTACGGGCAGCCACAAGCCCAGCAATGGTTGAACCAGAGTAGCTTGCTAAGCGAAAGCGCCCGCGAAGCACTGCTCGGCCAAAGTAACCGGCCCAAGCTGATACGCCAGGGCGAAAGTTTGTTGCTGATTTTGCGCGGTATCAACCATAACGAGCACAACCGACCAGAAGAAATGGTGGCGCTGCGTATCTTCATTAGCCCTCAGCTGATTATCAGCAGCCGATGTCGGCCATTGCTATCGGAAAGAGACGTTTTTGAGCAATTCGCCAGCCAAGATGGCCCTGTGAGCCCCAGCGATTGGCTGGTGGAAATATGCGATGCCCTTACCGATCGCGCCGGTGAGTTTGTAGAAACGTTACACGATAGAATATTGAGCCTCGAAGAATCAGTGCTCGAAAACACCATGCCCGCCAGTGGTCAGCTGGGCCGTATTCGCAAGCAGCTGATTATGATCCGTCGCTATCTTTCTCCCCAGCGGGACTTGGTGGCACGCTTGGCTAGCGAGAAGATAAGTTGGCTAAATGACGACGATCGCCGCCGTTTACTGGATATTGCCGACCGACTACGTCGCTGGCTGGACGACTTAGACGCCGGGGTGGCGCGTACCGCCGTGCTGGCCGACGAGGTTAACAACATCATGGCCGCCGCCACCAACCGCCGCGCCTATCAAATGTCGATTATGGCGCTGTTGTTTTTGCCTGCCAGCTTTCTTACCGGCTTATTTGGCATTAACTTAGCCGGCATGCCCGGCGCCGACAATCCGCTGGCCTTTTGGACCTTTTGTGGCGTATTAGCCGGTTTGGCCTTGCTGTTGGCCATATGGCTAAAGCTCAGGAGCTGGTGGTAG
- a CDS encoding DUF3465 domain-containing protein encodes MKKILITLLVGFGLIGGLSQNSPLFTLLSTTQAAHDPLLLAYQNRQSDVQVEGRGRVVRLLKDDNKGSRHQRFLLALPSGQTLLIAHNIDLAPRIDTLKVGDTVAFYGEYEWNNKGGVVHWTHHDPKGRHPGGWLKHHGKRYQ; translated from the coding sequence ATGAAAAAAATCCTGATTACTCTGCTAGTAGGCTTCGGCCTGATCGGCGGCCTGAGTCAAAATTCGCCGCTTTTTACTTTGTTATCGACGACGCAAGCCGCCCACGATCCACTGCTGCTAGCCTATCAAAACCGGCAGAGCGATGTGCAAGTCGAGGGCCGCGGCCGAGTAGTTCGTCTGCTAAAGGATGACAATAAGGGCTCCCGCCATCAGCGATTTTTGCTGGCCTTGCCGAGCGGTCAAACTTTGCTTATTGCTCATAATATTGATTTGGCACCACGGATCGACACCCTGAAAGTAGGCGATACGGTGGCGTTTTACGGCGAGTATGAATGGAATAACAAAGGCGGCGTGGTGCACTGGACCCATCACGACCCTAAGGGGCGCCATCCCGGCGGCTGGCTAAAACACCATGGTAAACGGTATCAATAG
- a CDS encoding lipocalin family protein — MRCLHGWVLGLLAVVLSGCTGMPEGVTPVKNFDADRYLGTWYEIARLDHSFERGLEQVSAEYKLRDDGGIRVLNRGVDAKSGEQKEAEGKAYFVNGVDEAHLKVSFFGPFYSSYLVFELDEDYQYAFISGYNHDYLWLLSRTPEISPALKDHFVAKAKALGFATEQLIWVKQLP, encoded by the coding sequence ATGCGTTGTTTACACGGATGGGTGCTGGGCTTGCTGGCGGTGGTATTATCTGGCTGTACGGGTATGCCCGAGGGCGTGACGCCAGTAAAAAACTTTGATGCCGATCGCTACTTAGGCACTTGGTATGAGATTGCCCGTTTGGATCATTCCTTTGAACGCGGGCTTGAGCAAGTGTCCGCTGAGTACAAGTTGCGGGATGACGGCGGCATACGAGTGCTTAACCGCGGTGTGGACGCCAAAAGTGGCGAACAAAAAGAGGCAGAGGGTAAGGCTTACTTCGTGAATGGCGTTGATGAAGCGCATCTTAAAGTGTCCTTCTTTGGCCCTTTTTATAGCTCCTACCTAGTGTTTGAGTTAGACGAGGACTATCAATACGCCTTTATTTCCGGCTATAACCACGACTATTTATGGCTATTGTCGCGCACGCCTGAGATTAGTCCTGCATTGAAAGATCACTTTGTCGCCAAAGCAAAAGCACTAGGCTTTGCGACAGAGCAGTTAATTTGGGTGAAACAGTTGCCCTAA